The Pyrus communis chromosome 5, drPyrComm1.1, whole genome shotgun sequence region AATAACAGATGCTAGCAGTATGTCGACGTGGCTCCACAAGAAATGTACATGTATGAGCATTCCAATACTTGAAAGGAAGAGAGCTGCAAATAGGTTACGAATTGGTTCCACCTGCAATGtacaaaaatatcaaataaaagCATTACACATGAATCATAGTGTGAAGGCTACACATTTTTTCCAAGCTACTAGGCTTATCAAACACGTAGTTAAAGACGCCCCAAAAGAATCCAACACCATTACTTCTTAAGTACAAGTGGGGGAAAACGAAGGTATACAAATAAAAACGACTGCAACAGATTACGTAATACGTAACTAGTAGAAATCCAGAAGAGTACCTGGTCTAAGGTATGTTGTGCAAGGTCAGTGGTTGATATCATAACTCCAGCCACAAATGAACCCAACTCAAGGCTAAGGCCCAACTTATCACTGCACTGCAAAGGTTACAAGAGATTCACTAGAATTAAAATAGCATTGAGAATTACAAATATGTAGAAAGATCCCTGCATTAGAACTGTGTTACTGTTATTGTGTAACCAGAAATTCTGGAAATTCAAGTTGCGCAACAACTGAAGTCAGAACAGCACTTAAAAGCATGCAGATTGAGCAGGAAAGCTAAATTTGGAGGCCATTAGCTTTTTGAACAGTATTAACCCTTGATTTgagaaacttgaaaaataaatatttccaCTTACCCAAGCAGATAATAAGCAGAAAGCGACAACAGCAAGCTGATAAAGCTCATTTGTCTGATTCACCATAAGATTATAAATGAGCCAATGAAGTTATTAAAGTCAAGACAGAAAGCTAACTATCTTACTCTACTAGACCAACAAAACTTACTTGAGAGGACAACTGCATCATCAGTTTCAGAAAGCGAGGAACAAATGACCAACAGAATACTGACGCAGCACCAAGATATAGTGACAGCACCAGAAACCTGAAGTAGCAACAAACTAGGATGTTGGACTACAAAATAaccacttaaaaaaaaaaaaaaaaaaagataaaatgacCTCATTTTTATTATGGCAGCAAAGCAAAAGAAATTTTCAGAACAGaaagaataaaaggaaaaaagaaatatgCCATAAAAGCTGCAGAAGCAGACTTACAGCTTCCCTACTGATACCATTCCTTGGAAAAGGCCGCTATGACCACCCAAAACTGGGAGCAAAGCAAACAGTAAACCAACAGCACAGTCCTGAAATAAGCCACATGAAGGGGTGTATGGATATGCATCAGAGATTTAGAAACCAGGGTTATAACGTAAAAGGTCCATCAGTTATCAATAAACATACCATCTAAGTTTTCAGACTTCAAAACCTACCTGGAAAATGAGCGTTCCAATTGTTACTTGACCGTGAAGAGCACTATTACTATTCCTTTCTGCAAGAAATTTCACCACCTGGTAAAAGGAAATGAGAGATGAATGAAGTGCAGTTGAGATTCAGAAACAAGCAACCTAGGAAGTAAAGTGGCATCATATTACTAAGGGTTAGAAAACCTACCACCGCTGTTGAGGACATTGACAGGAAGGAACCGACAAAAATTCCCTCAGACAGCTTTGCTCCACATAactgaaaaataagaaaagggcAAGCTTGGTGTTCATTTTGACATGTTAACTAGTTACTTGTAAGAAAATACAGTTAGCAAGATTAAACACCATACCACAGCAGTTATGGCACACAAGAGCATAAATGTCATTATTTGAAGAAGGCCTCCAAGAACAGCTACAGGGCCCACAGCTTTTAACTGCACCACCGACAAATTAAATGGCTTCCGTAAACAAAGGCAAGTTTCATCCTCTCCCTCCCTCAGGACATCAAACAGAAACCTTCATAATTTTACAGCATAACAGACAGTAAACTTAAACTTCCCAAGTCTAACATACCTTAGCCAAAGAAAACTCCAAACCTAGAGCAAAAAGAAGAAATACAACACCAAACTGTGCAACAGTTTCAACCTgtaatgaaagaaaaaggaattaaaCAATATTACATATAGAAGAGAACTGATACCACAGCTCGGATGTAAATGGTTGAACAACACCAAATAGTTAAACATGGATCTCCAGGAAAACAAGTGACTAATGCTAGTTTTCTactattattcttttattagGAGAATTGACAATCTGATATGGATAAACAGCATTAAATTCTGAAGAAATCTAAATAAGGAGCAATCTTTTGACACTTTTGACATCCTAAGTTTTaccaattttgaattttgaatcctTCTACTGATACTCCAATGCATATTGAAAGCATTTACAGGACAATAGGGTTTTCTTTTAAGAATAAAATTATCCAGTCTTCAAAACAGAGGCAAGAGGGCATTAATATAGTGTTGCTGAATAACAGATACTGCTGATAAGTAATAGTTCATAAAGGCCAATTTAAATGGagatgagaatgaatgaaagtTTGAACAAAGTAGATGAGGAAAAACTATATTGAAACCGGACTCTGaagaaaacataaaacttttAACTGATCATAATCAACAACGTACCTGCACCATTTCACTGATGAATGTAAGACCCCCTGGTCCAATGAGAGAACCAGCAAGCAGGTATCCGACAATAACCtatcatatgcatacaaattagATCAGAAAACCTGAATCGCATCATTTAAATCACTATGCTGAAAATTTTATAGAGTTGGATCATATAGATCATGAACTAAGAACTATAAAGGAACATTAAGCTAGAGATGATgaataaaatatgaaaagagTGGCTAGGATTTAAAGACAAACCGGTTGTCCCAAACAAGAAAACAGAATTCCACCAATGGCAGCAGATACTATGATAACCACCAGATCAGAAATTAATCTGCCAAAATATCAAGTGTTACCCATCGGTAATATATGCATCAAGAAGACAAATAAAAACTCGGAAACTGCAATTAACTGTTCATAGGGCATATGTGTGGACTATCTTTAGCTTTCAAACGAAGAAAAGCCTTACGGCTCTTTGAGAGAAACCATACTGTTTTATAGGAATTCGAGATCCATTATCAATTAAAAACCACCAAAGACTTAAAAAGTTTGTGACTTCCACAAACATTTGAGAAACTCATGTTTGAGTCAAGAACCAAATGGGACCCCAATTTATTCATGTCAGTCAGGAAAGGGATGTGTAAAGATACCTTAAATCTACTTGAAGTACTGGATATTTAGATTTCTTGTTTGACATCACAAACACATTATCCTATCATAAACAAGTGAAAAAAGTTAATAGGGCTAAAGTATAGCTAAAATCAATTATAATTACAAGCGGGAATCCCTGCCAGAGTTGTAAACTTCAAATATTCATTACTAATAGCTTTCCAAAGTACCTTTTTGTCAATCAAGGTTGTTGTTTCTTCAGAATCTTCATTCTCCAATGAAAAAACACCTTCAAAATCATAAGGCTTCGTGCCGCTGACAACCAAAAAAAGGGGAATCTATTATTACCATATCCAAGATCGCATCTTATTCCGCTACGAATTTAATATCTTGTCACAGCACAACCATATTAGGATCAAAAGACTATCCTAACATTCACATACTTTCCCACTTGTGTATCATTTTTCTTGCCCTTCTCGTGAGTGATTTTTGCCACAGTCTCTAGTACAGCCTGCAAAACATAATCACAACACATAATTGTTTCGGTATAAATAAACGAAGGGTTTTAAAAATGAGACAGTAAATACAATCACAGATTAATTTTGCATTTCAACCTCGAGCAGATAAATGCTTCACTACAGAATTGTTTTGGCCTAAAAATAACCGAAAAGTATCACATTTCGGTACATGAAAAATCAGAAGAGTAACAAAAACCTACTTGTTGATCGGCCACACTGCTGTTAAAGCTGGCCCCATCAGATCCTACACAAAGTTGAAGGTGAAAAAATGTTAACTAACTACAATTAAGACAATAAACGagaaattaactataaaatgcaaaatgcaaGTTAACAAAAATGGCAAAGGAGCTAAACCTTCAGGCTGATCATTCTCGGAGAACTCCTTCTCGAGGACGCGATCGAACATTTTGGCAATGGTGCCGTCGCCGGAAACCGGCGCGGAGGAGTTCATCATGTTGCCGTAGAACCTCTCCCTGACTTCCTTATCAGATCTCGCGGAAAACGAAACCCTTGCGTAAACCAAAATCGTCAAAAGAGAATAGCAGAATCCAAACACGCATCGTCTTCTCTTCGCCATCAAATGTGGAAGAAAAGCTACACCAatccaatctctctctctctctctctctctagatttctGGAACGGGAATTTGGAAATTTTCAGAGGGAGAGAGGAATAGGGGtagtgaggaattgaattgaactGAATTGGAAGACGAAAGCTTTATCTGATATTgcgaaagaggaagaaaagcgACTTGGTTTAAAGTCAGTGTGGTTGTTAATTGGGATTTTTTCAGTCGTTGAGGGCGGGATCGCACACCTGAAAATATATACTTTgcgtttttcaattttaatttttgttttcttctggaaaatcgattgttttttttttttttttttttttaaatgacaagGTGTAGGAAAATAGATGCACATTTTTCCGTTTACTCTGCATTCATGTTTTTCGTGTTCATATTGTATTCGTGTAATATTTGCAAATGTTTTATGAAATTGTGTGTCATTTGTATGTGGTTTTGTAATGCTCACGTGTGTATtttgatttgttgatgttgattTTTACTTTCCTAGTTGTAAAGATAAATAAGTGCAAGACACCGTGTACAAGGACAAAAGCCACCCTGAGCCCATGGGGCGGATGTTTCCACTTacttttttgttgaaaagaatgTGCAAACTTGTGATTTTAGTACGGTGTATTACTAATTTACTTACTTATGAAGTTATGATATTAGCATTAAATTTTTTAGTTGTTGTTGTCAACGTTGAAAGAGCATTTTCGATTATGAAAAGAAGCAATTGAGAAATAGGatggaaaattaataaatgaatgataacatgttttttattttttatttttttttagagaaagaGATATTTGATAGTATTAGTAATGAAGTTGTTATACAATATGAAAGCACTTTGAGGAATTATATAATATGTTGTATAAAAAATCTTATGGATTAATATATAAGTATTTTGTTTAATAAATACTTTGACTTTTTAATTTACGACTTTATTGTTTAAAGATGCTCACATCTATACAGATCTTTTACGTCGTCTCATGaattaaaatgattttaatACTCGTATGTTGGTGTATCGAAGAAGTCACACATTGTCAAATCTCAATTTTCATCAATGCAACAAAATAACTTAGAAATTTGGGTTCAGGAGGAAGGTgaaatgtgaatgattaagagtgTTTATATCTAGTACTAATTGTTTGCATCCAATTTTTGTAATCCACACGGCACACTTTACAATTATCTTCCAAGTATTTATCGGTATAATTTGTTTTTActacaaaaagaaattttttttcccgatgaactaaaaaaatatggaaTTTTTTTAGCTAGAGTACATGAAATTGatataatttcttattttggtTCTTTAGATTTAAGATAAATAGAAATGGTTTTAAACTTgttcaccatcaattattttgttcATTCCGTCAAAAATCTCGTTGAATAagatcaaaataacaaaaaatacccttatattttgtcaaatcattttcgcattttgtttattaaattaagggtattattttagttttggttcTTACTTGACTgagatttttaccaaaaaattgaaatgattgGTGATGGACAAACGCATcactcatatcaatttcaagtCTCGCTGAACAAAATGAAGAATTATGTCAGCCTCATAgatcattttatttaaaatgccATAAACATGTCAAATATTTTTGAAAGACGGATTTGCCCTTGCGTGTCTTGACGGACATAAATGACTACTCTATCAACCGAACATTCGGTCTCCACAAGATATCATCTTCCATCCCCTGACGGATGCTTTTCTTTGACTCCTCCGCATCCCGCAAGTCGTCGTCGCATTCTATCTGCGGCAAATCATCAAACATGTTCGGAgcactctttcttcttctccaagttTGCTTTCTTTTTACGCTCTCACAAGCCAAGCTAAGCATCATACGGCCGGAAGCCGCCGCCAAGGACTTCAACGTCAGCAAAATCCCGGTAACAGCGATTTGCAaagcttatttctttttatttttacgaatttttgttGATAATTTTGATGTTTATGGTTTTAAAGAACGCGGGGACTTGTTCTTATACGGCGATTATAACTACGAGCTGCTCCTCGACGAGGTACACGAGGGATCAGATCAGTATCTCCTATGGGGATGCTTATGGAAATCAGGTTTGTTCTTCTACCTACTCAGTTTTTCATGTTGATTTATCATAAAACAGCGTTAAGATCTTAATCATGTGATATGATTGTGTATAGAAATTAATCTTCGATCATGGGTTTTCAAAGAAATAAGaagaattgaaattgaaatcaaatttgTCTACCGTAAATTATTTTGGCCCTTGTGCGAGAAatctatttttgtcaaatcaattcCTCCTCTGAAACTGGTGGTTTGTTCACAGATATTTTTCACGTAATGATCATAATAATTGACGGTTGATAATCTCAGAGAACACTtgtatcaattttaaattttagggaCTAAAATGAAGAGTTACGATAACataccattttggctaaaagcaTATTGCAAATTGCACTTTTTCAAAGTTGTGAGTTTGGTATGTTGAATGCAAAACCAATGTATTCGGATGTTATATTTGGTTGCTTGTTTATCTAAACTGTTTAGAATCAACTTAGTGTGAACGAATATGAGTTATCGTGTTAGATGGTTGCACATACAACTTATAAGGATCCTTTTTCTTGGTCAGATTTATGCTCCGCGACTGGATGATCCATCTTCGAGAACATTTGAACTGTGTTCTACAGACACATTCGATATATACGGCCCCTGTGCATACCAAATCTGCTACTTGTACCTCTACAGAACCGGACCGGATGGTTGGAAGCCTGAGTATGTGAAAATCTATGGTCACAATTCCAGGGCAGTTACATTTACCTACAATACCTTCATTCCCAAAGATCTTTGGTACGGGTTTAACTGGTGCAACGCCGCCCCCTCTTCCGCCCAGAAATCTGCTCAGAGATGGCCTATGTTTGCCATAGCCGGGCTTATTGGTTTTCTTATATTGTAAATCTTGCATTTGCCACTATGATCATAGCCTCTTACATTTTGCTTAGTTTTATTCGTATATCAgtattttagaagaaaaataagtaTAAACACTTTGTACTTGTGGATTGGGCGATATATGAATCCCCTTGTTAGTAGATTACTCGGTGACGAAGTCAAATTTTAATCAGTGCCGATGATTATCCTCGGTGTATTTTTTAGACGTTGAGGGAGAGTTAATTCACGTGCGACTGTCTCTTGGTGGATTGAATTGGATAAGGGTTGTTCCTAAACCGAAAATGAGATCTTGAATCTCAAACTGAAAATTTTCGAGACGGGAATTTAGAGACCAATCCTATTTTCGGAATCTCAAAATGTTTTTGGTATTTCGAGATAGATCAGGATTGGATTTTCcattttgggcttttgggtttttgggttgaaatttgagatttttttggtTGTAGGCTAAAATTTTGTTCCCCAATTTCATATGAATTGAAAGTTAAGCTTTTTACCTCATATCAATTGAAATGCCAATTCATTAATATCAAGTTAAATTGATGTTCCAAAGTTCTAAACTACTTAATTTCATACTTCTATTTCTAATATAGTCTACTATTAAACTActtaaattcaacattcaacatgcatgcaaccaaaataaataaatacatatatatatatatatatattttcggttcggttcggtatTCTCGAACcattaaatatataatttcgATTCTCATACTGAAAAGATCGAGATTGGCTCGGTGTGGATCCCAAAAATTTTGGTATTATCGGTTcggaaatttatttttgtttttaaaattggaGAGAGATatagagtgagagagaagggaggagggagggaggtttattttttatttattttataaaaaaaatttaaaattagaaATGTTAAAATCACATGTAGGTGATGCTTAAACAAATAcaacaaaaatttgttttgtgaATTTATGTAACTGCTCATACTTTTTTATTGTGATAGTAAACTAAATAATTTTTTCATCGTTTTTTTATTgacaaagaaaattttattgatatgtaatttaatttaagaaaaatcgAACCAAAATCCAAATTGTCCGTCAAACCATTTTTCCTAGTGGGGTTTGGCATTTGGTTATCTTTTGGGCCTTGGGCCGGCAGCAAACGACGTCTTGCTCGGGTGCTGCGTTTTATTTGCGTGCGTGGAGTCGTTGGCAAGGTACGTTAGATATTTTCAAACGGACCGAAATCCGACGGCTCAAAACCAAAATTCGTCGCGGTCCACGATCCAACCGCTCAAGAACCCTCCACTGCTAAAACCATAAAATGCGCAAAACCCTAATTCCgtttctcctctctttctcctgCTAAACGCAAATCACTGCCACACCTTTTTGTAGCAGGAGAAAACCAGAAATCCCTCTCTCTCCGCCGCGCTCTccgtctctttctctctctaaattcacAGACGTACACGCACGCTTTCTTTCTCTAGAAAACCATGCCTTCGATGGACGTATCCGATTATCTTCTCGCGGGAACCACTCCGAAGGataagaaggagaagaagaagaaattgaaaagCGAAACCCTAGACGACGCCGCCGACTCGCCGACCACTGAGAAGAAGTCGAAGAAGGAGTCCAAGCACAAAAAGCGGAAGGCTTCCGATGACGAGGACAGGAGCGAGACGAGCTCCGAGATGGGCGAGCCCGTGAATGTGAAGCTGCCGAAGAGCGAAGAGAAGAGCAAGAAGAAGTCGAAGAAGGCGAAGGTGGAGGagccggaggaggaggaggagaagtcCAAAGAGGATCCTAATGCGGTGTTGAAGTTTCGGATTTCGGCGCCGTTGAGGGCCAAATTGAAGGAGAATGGGATCGAATCCTTGTTTCCTATTCAGGCCATGACATTCGATACCATTTTGGATGGTTTGGATTTGGTCGGTCGGGCTCGAACTGGACAGGTAAATTTAATTTACTTAAGAAGCACAAATTTTTACTCAGAAATCCcgaatttttaccaaaaatcacaaatttttactctttgtttttttggtttgttgaaTTGGATTGGAATATTTAGCGTATTGATGTGATTTTGTTCAGTTTCTGAATTGCATGCTCGTTGTTTTGCAATATTGCAGGGTAAAACTCTAGCTTTTGTGTTGCCTGTTTTAGAGTCCTTAACAAATGGGCCTGCAAAAGCATTTAGAAAGACTGGTTATGGTAGGCCTCCAACTGTTATCGTGCTTTTACCCACTCGGGAACTTGCCAAACAGGTAAGTTTATTTGCCCTGGACCTTATGCTTGCACTGGTTTGGCTTTTAGAGTATCCACTTGacaattttttgttcatttaggTTTTCGCCGATTTTGAAGCTTACGGTGGTGCTGTGGGGCTAGCAGCATGTTGTGTGTATGGTGGATCTCCTTACGGGGCTCAAGAAAGTAAGTTAAGGAGAGGGGTGGATGTTGTTATTGGAACGCCTGGCCGTATAAAGGTATTGACAATTTCTCATTATAGCTGAGTTCTTGTCAGTTTGGTATTATGCAATATACTTACGAtgctaaaataattttttgaaaatatgtAGGATCATATAGAGAGGGGCAATATCGACTTGAGTACCTTGAAAGTTAGGATCCTTGACGAAGCTGATGAAATGCTGAGGATGGGCTTTGTTGATGATGTTGAACTTATTCTAGGTATGTCTTTTTGGTAATCCCAACATCTGTTTTCCGCAGTCCGTACCATGTTTGCCTATTTCTGCATAACTTCTATAAGGTATTTTGTATCCATGTTTGTGGTTACTAATGTCCATCTGAAGCTTGGAATCATTTTATCTTTGTGTTTTCAAAAAATTCTCTTGCTATTTGACTCCTGTCAGATCAATGTTATTCTTTTATTACGCTTTCAATGCATCTTTGGTTGACAGGGGTAactgtagttttaaattttttgcaaTGGTACTTTAATTGTGCAAAATTTCTGTCTGTTGCTGGTTACATTTCTGAAGGGTTATGTTGTGTGTACGTACAACTTCTTTTTAACTTCTATTCTTTGGTTTCTAAGGCAAGGTGAAGGATGTAAGTAAAGTTCAAACGCTACTTTTTAGTGCAACCTTGCCGAGTTGGGTGAAAGGCGTAAGTATCCTAGCTGAGATCTTGAATTTGGATGTTCTTCTGATTTCAGTCAAACATAAATGGATTATATtgcaatgttatacctttcCAACCATTCTCGACACATGAATGaaattttcttgttctttttcccAGATTTCTTCTAGGTTTCTCAAACCAGATAAGAAAACTGTAGATCTTGTTGGTAATGAAAAAATGAAGGCCAGCACCAATGTTAGGCATATTGTTCTTCCTTGCTCCAGTTCAGCAAGGTCGCAACTTATTCCTGATATCATACGTTGTTATAGCAGGTTGGTTGTTTTTTAGTCAACAACTACCGTATGCTTTCTATTTTTACTTTTGGGTATAATTTATCTGGGAGTCATTTTTCATGTACTTGACATGTTTGTTTCCGACTCAGTGGAGGACGCACAATTATTTTCACCGAGACAAAGGAAGCTGCTTCTGGACTTGCTGAGGCGTTGCCTGGAGCCCGAGCTTTGCATGGGGACATACAGCAGGGCCAACGTGAGGTAAGTTGTTTGACTATGCAACACCAACCCCCCCCTCAAAAAATCCTCCTCCTCTCCCCTTGTACAACTGTACTGAAACATGATATTTCAGGCTCTTTTCCTTTCATAGagatatttcttttttaaaaagctAATTTGTTTTTCTAATGGCAGAGTTTTTTGTTTCCCTTCCTGTTTTGTGTTTTCAGGTCACACTTGCTGGTTTCAGGTCTGGCAAGTTTTTGACATTAGTCGCCACAAATGTGGCAGCGCGTGGACTGGATATCAACGATGTTCAATTAATTATCCAGGTTTGTCAGTGTGCATATGGGTAAACTTTGTAATATTTGTCAATCTGTATACTTACTTTTATTGTTTATGGTTCAGTGTGAACCCCCACGTGATGTAGAAGACTATATCCATCGATCTGGACGCACGGGGAGAGCAGGTAAATCTTGAAAACTGTTGCATTTCTTGTTTATGCGTATTTTATTAAACAATGTCTTTGATTTTATGTTGTACTTAGAGGTGCGTCCATATTTTCAGGAAATTCTGGAGTTGCTGTCATGCTTTATGATCCAAGAAGGTCAAATTTTTCAAA contains the following coding sequences:
- the LOC137734643 gene encoding K(+) efflux antiporter 5-like isoform X3 — protein: MAKRRRCVFGFCYSLLTILVYARVSFSARSDKEVRERFYGNMMNSSAPVSGDGTIAKMFDRVLEKEFSENDQPEGSDGASFNSSVADQQAVLETVAKITHEKGKKNDTQVGNGTKPYDFEGVFSLENEDSEETTTLIDKKVETVAQFGVVFLLFALGLEFSLAKLKAVGPVAVLGGLLQIMTFMLLCAITAVLCGAKLSEGIFVGSFLSMSSTAVVVKFLAERNSNSALHGQVTIGTLIFQDCAVGLLFALLPVLGGHSGLFQGMVSVGKLFLVLSLYLGAASVFCWSFVPRFLKLMMQLSSQTNELYQLAVVAFCLLSAWCSDKLGLSLELGSFVAGVMISTTDLAQHTLDQVEPIRNLFAALFLSSIGMLIHVHFLWSHVDILLASVILVIVVKTAVATIVTKAFGYSFRTSFVVGVSLAQIGEFAFVLLSRASNLKLVEGKMYLLLLGTTALSLVTTPLLFKLTPAITNLGVLMHWFPSEGTPYNEVSLSPSLKHMHAYLQASYTYEV
- the LOC137734643 gene encoding K(+) efflux antiporter 5-like isoform X1, which codes for MAKRRRCVFGFCYSLLTILVYARVSFSARSDKEVRERFYGNMMNSSAPVSGDGTIAKMFDRVLEKEFSENDQPEGSDGASFNSSVADQQAVLETVAKITHEKGKKNDTQVGNGTKPYDFEGVFSLENEDSEETTTLIDKKDNVFVMSNKKSKYPVLQVDLRLISDLVVIIVSAAIGGILFSCLGQPVIVGYLLAGSLIGPGGLTFISEMVQVETVAQFGVVFLLFALGLEFSLAKLKAVGPVAVLGGLLQIMTFMLLCAITAVLCGAKLSEGIFVGSFLSMSSTAVVVKFLAERNSNSALHGQVTIGTLIFQDCAVGLLFALLPVLGGHSGLFQGMVSVGKLFLVLSLYLGAASVFCWSFVPRFLKLMMQLSSQTNELYQLAVVAFCLLSAWCSDKLGLSLELGSFVAGVMISTTDLAQHTLDQVEPIRNLFAALFLSSIGMLIHVHFLWSHVDILLASVILVIVVKTAVATIVTKAFGYSFRTSFVVGVSLAQIGEFAFVLLSRASNLKLVEGKMYLLLLGTTALSLVTTPLLFKLTPAITNLGVLMHWFPSEGTPYNEVSLSPSLKHMHAYLQASYTYEV
- the LOC137734643 gene encoding K(+) efflux antiporter 5-like isoform X2, which codes for MAKRRRCVFGFCYSLLTILVYARVSFSARSDKEVRERFYGNMMNSSAPVSGDGTIAKMFDRVLEKEFSENDQPEGSDGASFNSSVADQQAVLETVAKITHEKGKKNDTQVGNGTKPYDFEGVFSLENEDSEETTTLIDKKDNVFVMSNKKSKYPVLQVDLRLISDLVVIIVSAAIGGILFSCLGQPVIVGYLLAGSLIGPGGLTFISEMVQVETVAQFGVVFLLFALGLEFSLAKLKAVGPVAVLGGLLQIMTFMLLCAITAVLCGAKLSEGIFVGSFLSMSSTAVVVKFLAERNSNSALHGQVTIGTLIFQDCAVGLLFALLPVLGGHSGLFQGMVSVGKLFLVLSLYLGAASVFCWSFVPRFLKLMMQLSSQTNELYQLAVVAFCLLSAWCSDKLGLSLELGSFVAGVMISTTDLAQHTLDQVEPIRNLFAALFLSSIGMLIHVHFLWSHVDILLASVILVIVVKTAVATIVTKAFGYSFRTSFVVGVSLAQIGEFAFVLLSRASNLKLVEGKMYLLLLGTTALSLVTTPLLFKLTPAITNLGVLMHWFPSEGTPYNEEKASMIDAQHNRIL
- the LOC137735134 gene encoding embryo-specific protein ATS3B-like encodes the protein MLFFDSSASRKSSSHSICGKSSNMFGALFLLLQVCFLFTLSQAKLSIIRPEAAAKDFNVSKIPNAGTCSYTAIITTSCSSTRYTRDQISISYGDAYGNQIYAPRLDDPSSRTFELCSTDTFDIYGPCAYQICYLYLYRTGPDGWKPEYVKIYGHNSRAVTFTYNTFIPKDLWYGFNWCNAAPSSAQKSAQRWPMFAIAGLIGFLIL
- the LOC137733822 gene encoding DEAD-box ATP-dependent RNA helicase 7-like, which translates into the protein MPSMDVSDYLLAGTTPKDKKEKKKKLKSETLDDAADSPTTEKKSKKESKHKKRKASDDEDRSETSSEMGEPVNVKLPKSEEKSKKKSKKAKVEEPEEEEEKSKEDPNAVLKFRISAPLRAKLKENGIESLFPIQAMTFDTILDGLDLVGRARTGQGKTLAFVLPVLESLTNGPAKAFRKTGYGRPPTVIVLLPTRELAKQVFADFEAYGGAVGLAACCVYGGSPYGAQESKLRRGVDVVIGTPGRIKDHIERGNIDLSTLKVRILDEADEMLRMGFVDDVELILGKVKDVSKVQTLLFSATLPSWVKGISSRFLKPDKKTVDLVGNEKMKASTNVRHIVLPCSSSARSQLIPDIIRCYSSGGRTIIFTETKEAASGLAEALPGARALHGDIQQGQREVTLAGFRSGKFLTLVATNVAARGLDINDVQLIIQCEPPRDVEDYIHRSGRTGRAGNSGVAVMLYDPRRSNFSKIERESGVKFEHISAPQPLDIAKAVGQDAAEMITKISDGVIPAFKSVAEELLNTSGLSAVDLLAKALAKAAGYTEIKKRSLLSSMEDHVTVLLEAGKPIYSPSFAFGVLRRFLPEEKVESVKGMALTADGNGAVFDVASEDLDLFLAGQENAANVSITVLKSLPDLQEKESRNTRFGGGGRFGRGGGGGFRNDRYSNNRSGGVGGGGGGRGGGNRW